One segment of Micromonospora parathelypteridis DNA contains the following:
- a CDS encoding ABC transporter ATP-binding protein, with protein MTAHTAARGEPDAGTPTLDAHLVVDRAGFRLDVALHIGAGEVVALLGPNGAGKTTALRTLAGLIPLSAGHLTLAGQDLDRPETRHWTPTERRPIGVVFQDYLLFPHLNALDNVAFGPRRHGLDRRHARQVAGEWLDRMNLTGQSRHKPRHLSGGQAQRVALARALAVNPALLLLDEPLAALDARTRLDTRAELQRHLAAHPGATLLVTHDPLDALVLADRLVIIEDGQIVQEGSAATITAQPRTDYVARLVGLNLHRGQADGHSVRLGADFSLTTADRHDGEVFVAFPPSAVALYPHRPDGSPRNVWPTTITGIQRHGDNLRIQLAGPIDVAADITPAAAAHLHLAPGQPLWASVKATETRVYPAPISGRQR; from the coding sequence ATGACCGCCCACACCGCCGCCAGAGGCGAACCCGACGCCGGCACACCGACGCTCGACGCCCACCTCGTCGTCGACCGCGCGGGCTTTCGCCTCGACGTCGCGCTGCACATCGGCGCTGGCGAGGTCGTCGCCCTGCTCGGCCCCAACGGCGCCGGCAAAACCACCGCCCTACGCACCCTGGCCGGTCTGATCCCGCTCTCCGCCGGGCACCTCACCCTCGCAGGGCAGGACCTCGACCGACCCGAAACACGACACTGGACCCCCACCGAACGGCGCCCGATCGGTGTCGTCTTCCAGGACTACCTGCTGTTTCCGCACCTGAACGCCCTGGACAACGTCGCCTTCGGGCCCCGCCGGCACGGCCTCGACCGACGCCACGCCCGGCAGGTCGCCGGTGAGTGGCTCGACCGGATGAACCTGACCGGGCAGTCCCGCCACAAGCCCCGCCACCTCTCCGGCGGACAGGCCCAACGCGTCGCCCTCGCCCGCGCCCTCGCCGTCAACCCGGCGCTGCTGCTCCTGGACGAACCTCTCGCCGCACTCGACGCCCGCACCCGGCTGGACACCCGAGCCGAACTACAGCGCCATCTCGCCGCGCACCCAGGCGCGACGCTGCTGGTCACCCACGACCCGCTCGACGCCCTCGTCCTCGCCGACCGGCTCGTCATCATCGAGGACGGCCAGATCGTCCAGGAGGGCAGCGCCGCAACGATCACCGCACAACCCCGTACCGACTACGTCGCCCGACTCGTCGGACTCAACCTGCACCGCGGTCAGGCCGACGGCCACAGTGTTCGACTCGGCGCCGATTTCTCCCTCACCACCGCTGACCGACACGACGGCGAGGTCTTCGTCGCGTTCCCACCGTCAGCCGTCGCCCTCTACCCGCACCGCCCCGACGGCAGCCCCCGCAACGTCTGGCCCACGACGATCACCGGCATCCAACGCCACGGCGACAACCTCCGAATCCAACTCGCCGGGCCGATCGACGTGGCCGCTGACATCACCCCCGCCGCGGCCGCGCACCTCCACCTCGCCCCCGGACAACCCCTCTGGGCTTCGGTCAAGGCAACCGAAACCCGCGTCTACCCGGCCCCCATCTCCGGACGGCAACGGTAG
- a CDS encoding ABC transporter permease produces the protein MALLIPATLGMLFLVLPLVGLLARTPWATLPQRLTEPGVLSALRLSIQTATLATLFCVALGVPLAWLLARVPFPGRRVVRAFVTVPLVLPPVVGGVALLLVFGRRGLIGSWLDSTFGITLPFTTTGVVLAEAFVAMPFLIIAVEGALRGSDTRYEEAAATLGAGRWTTFTHVTLPLVAPGIAAGAVLCWARALGEFGATITFAGNFPGRTQTMPLAVYLALETDLEAAIVLSLILLTVSVVILASLRDRWISSP, from the coding sequence ATCGCGTTGCTCATCCCCGCCACCCTCGGCATGTTGTTCCTGGTGCTGCCACTGGTGGGGCTCTTGGCGCGGACCCCATGGGCCACTCTCCCGCAGCGGCTCACCGAACCAGGTGTGCTCAGCGCGCTGCGGCTGTCGATCCAGACCGCAACCCTCGCCACCCTGTTCTGCGTCGCCCTCGGCGTCCCGCTGGCCTGGCTGCTCGCCCGCGTCCCGTTCCCCGGCCGACGCGTCGTACGCGCCTTCGTCACCGTCCCGCTCGTCCTGCCGCCCGTCGTCGGCGGCGTCGCCCTGCTGCTCGTCTTCGGCCGCAGAGGACTGATCGGCTCCTGGCTCGACTCCACCTTCGGCATCACACTCCCGTTCACCACCACCGGCGTCGTCCTCGCCGAGGCGTTCGTCGCGATGCCGTTCCTGATCATCGCCGTCGAGGGTGCGCTGCGCGGGTCCGACACCCGATACGAGGAAGCCGCCGCGACCCTCGGCGCTGGCCGCTGGACCACCTTCACCCACGTCACCCTTCCGCTCGTCGCGCCGGGCATCGCCGCCGGAGCGGTGCTGTGCTGGGCTCGGGCACTCGGCGAGTTCGGCGCCACCATCACGTTCGCGGGTAACTTCCCGGGCCGCACCCAGACCATGCCCCTCGCCGTCTACCTCGCGCTGGAGACCGACCTGGAAGCAGCGATCGTGCTCAGCCTGATCCTGCTCACCGTCTCGGTGGTCATCCTCGCCAGCCTCCGCGACCGATGGATCAGCAGCCCATGA
- the modA gene encoding molybdate ABC transporter substrate-binding protein, with the protein MRARRLRTTLAALTALAVVGLSGCGGGDDTASPGSGTSSAGVTGTVTVFAAASLTESFTTIGKDFEAANPGVKVTFSFAGSSALATQINQGAPADVFASAAPTNMKVVTDAGNGDGTPTTFVKNQLVIAVPKGNPNGVTGLTDLTKPDAKVALCAEQVPCGAAAKKALDAANVKVTPVTLEQDVKAALSKVKLGEVDAALVYRTDAKAAAADVDGIEFPESAKAINDYPIILLKNAPNRTAAQAFIAYVLADTGKSVLTATGFQAP; encoded by the coding sequence GTGAGGGCACGACGATTGCGTACTACCCTGGCCGCACTCACCGCGCTGGCGGTGGTGGGTCTGTCCGGCTGTGGTGGCGGTGACGACACCGCCAGTCCAGGTTCCGGGACCAGCAGCGCGGGCGTCACCGGCACGGTGACGGTGTTCGCGGCGGCGTCGCTGACCGAGTCGTTCACCACCATCGGCAAGGACTTCGAGGCGGCGAACCCCGGGGTGAAGGTCACGTTCAGCTTCGCCGGCAGTTCGGCGCTGGCAACCCAGATCAACCAGGGCGCCCCGGCCGACGTGTTCGCGTCCGCCGCTCCGACGAACATGAAGGTCGTCACCGATGCCGGCAACGGCGACGGCACCCCGACCACGTTCGTGAAGAACCAACTCGTCATCGCCGTGCCCAAGGGCAACCCCAACGGGGTGACCGGGTTGACGGACCTGACCAAACCCGACGCCAAAGTCGCGCTCTGCGCCGAACAGGTCCCATGCGGAGCGGCGGCGAAGAAGGCCCTCGATGCCGCCAACGTCAAGGTCACCCCGGTGACTCTGGAGCAGGACGTGAAGGCCGCCTTGTCGAAGGTCAAGCTGGGCGAGGTGGACGCCGCGCTGGTCTACCGTACCGACGCGAAAGCCGCCGCTGCGGACGTGGACGGGATCGAGTTCCCCGAGTCCGCCAAGGCGATCAACGACTATCCGATCATCTTGCTCAAGAACGCCCCCAACAGGACGGCCGCGCAGGCGTTCATCGCCTACGTGCTGGCCGACACCGGCAAGAGTGTGCTCACCGCGACGGGCTTCCAGGCCCCGTAA
- a CDS encoding class I SAM-dependent methyltransferase produces the protein MAGEPASMPAWQTLTGEQTRRWTEVLDHLAAALPPGAVTVVVDGGIPYPGIVADRLADALRGIGRPCARLSDATPIADEDSWRTDRTPQTVAIADGPRWRAHPPGGKWDVVIRLLTPAASAGVHGSREPDCDIAIDLHNPNWPVIRRLTDRLAPRERWYISETRAFFAIRAATWDTKFGDDLPAYRAAVTEAHVPPAGVAVDIGCGTGRALPALRHAVGPNGTVIGLDVTPQMLTAAAPHSRDAAATLILGDARHLPFGDAGVDIIFVAGLLTHLPDFEAGLRELARITRPGGRLVLFHPSGRAALAARHGRTLDPDEPLAEAPLLRSTSRTGWQLTSYDDPPHRFLATATRQTN, from the coding sequence GTGGCTGGTGAACCTGCGTCGATGCCGGCATGGCAGACCCTGACCGGCGAGCAGACCCGCCGGTGGACCGAGGTCCTCGACCACCTCGCCGCCGCCCTTCCCCCAGGTGCCGTCACCGTCGTTGTCGACGGAGGCATTCCCTACCCCGGCATCGTCGCCGACCGTCTCGCCGACGCCCTGCGCGGCATCGGGCGCCCCTGCGCCCGCCTCAGCGACGCCACACCAATCGCCGACGAGGACAGCTGGCGTACCGACCGGACCCCCCAGACCGTCGCCATCGCTGATGGACCCCGGTGGCGTGCCCACCCACCCGGCGGCAAGTGGGATGTGGTCATCAGGCTGCTCACCCCGGCGGCAAGCGCGGGCGTCCACGGCAGTCGCGAGCCCGACTGCGACATCGCGATTGATCTGCACAACCCCAACTGGCCGGTGATCCGGCGGCTCACCGATCGGCTCGCCCCCCGGGAACGCTGGTACATCAGCGAGACCCGGGCCTTCTTCGCCATTCGCGCGGCGACCTGGGACACCAAGTTCGGCGACGACCTGCCCGCCTACCGCGCCGCCGTCACCGAAGCGCACGTACCCCCCGCCGGGGTAGCCGTCGACATCGGCTGCGGCACCGGCCGCGCCCTGCCTGCCCTCCGACACGCCGTCGGCCCGAACGGCACCGTCATCGGCCTCGACGTCACCCCGCAGATGCTCACCGCCGCGGCCCCCCACAGCCGCGACGCAGCGGCGACCCTGATCCTCGGCGACGCCCGACACCTTCCGTTTGGAGACGCCGGCGTCGACATCATTTTCGTCGCCGGGCTCCTCACACACCTCCCCGACTTCGAAGCCGGGCTCCGCGAACTCGCCCGGATCACCCGACCCGGCGGACGTCTCGTGCTCTTCCACCCCTCCGGCCGGGCAGCTCTCGCCGCCCGACATGGCCGCACCCTGGACCCCGACGAACCCCTCGCCGAAGCCCCGCTACTCCGGTCGACCTCCCGCACCGGATGGCAGCTCACCAGCTACGACGACCCGCCACACCGCTTCCTTGCCACCGCCACCCGCCAGACGAACTGA
- a CDS encoding helix-turn-helix domain-containing protein translates to MSTDRGGSDGQDRGDVEGAAQEAFAQFVRHAVDVAQDEHGWSITQVAAQSGLGRSTIFRWLSGDWQHHPELPKVRAFCTALNLPLGAALRALTPLTHYAPSPEVPVAEPAIEELLGAVHDRLMDPRTTAVEREHIRAALYRLARRTSSRAG, encoded by the coding sequence TTGAGTACCGACCGTGGGGGAAGCGACGGCCAGGACAGGGGTGACGTCGAAGGGGCCGCGCAGGAGGCGTTCGCTCAGTTCGTACGCCACGCGGTCGACGTCGCCCAGGACGAGCATGGTTGGTCGATCACGCAAGTGGCGGCTCAGAGCGGCCTCGGCCGCTCGACCATCTTTCGATGGCTGTCCGGTGACTGGCAGCACCACCCGGAGCTGCCCAAGGTACGCGCGTTCTGCACGGCCTTGAACCTGCCGCTCGGCGCGGCCCTGCGCGCCCTCACCCCGCTGACTCACTACGCACCGTCGCCAGAGGTGCCCGTGGCAGAACCGGCGATCGAAGAGCTCCTGGGTGCCGTCCACGACCGACTGATGGACCCTCGCACCACCGCCGTCGAAAGGGAGCACATTCGGGCCGCCCTGTACCGCCTCGCGCGCCGAACGTCGTCCCGCGCGGGCTGA
- a CDS encoding nuclear transport factor 2 family protein, with protein MTTANMGVSVDQSYDAVAAWRAAGEARDAAGAVAALSPDVTLISPITEQFTFRGHRQVRTLLDVALAAIDDITFTDQVAEGRTVALFYEAQVGGTRLYEAQRLRLGADGLISDITLYVRPLPALTLLMTRLGPDLARRNGQPGLARLIPLASGAMHSMAATGEQRIMPRVAPR; from the coding sequence ATGACCACCGCGAACATGGGAGTATCCGTGGACCAGTCTTATGACGCTGTCGCCGCATGGCGGGCCGCCGGCGAGGCCCGTGACGCCGCCGGTGCGGTCGCCGCCCTCAGCCCTGATGTCACTCTGATCTCGCCGATCACCGAGCAGTTCACCTTCCGAGGCCATCGGCAAGTACGCACCTTGCTCGACGTGGCCCTGGCCGCGATCGATGACATCACCTTCACCGACCAGGTCGCCGAGGGCCGTACCGTGGCGCTGTTCTACGAGGCGCAGGTCGGCGGGACGCGTCTCTACGAAGCCCAGCGGCTGCGCCTGGGCGCCGACGGTCTGATCAGCGACATCACCCTGTACGTCCGGCCGTTGCCGGCGCTCACTCTACTGATGACTCGCCTCGGGCCCGACCTGGCCCGACGCAACGGACAGCCGGGCCTGGCCCGGCTGATCCCGCTCGCCAGCGGCGCGATGCACTCGATGGCCGCCACCGGCGAACAAAGAATCATGCCGAGAGTGGCACCTCGATAG
- a CDS encoding DUF1963 domain-containing protein: MDHQGQFRRAALALGVPDDEISSFIRHLRLSIRLSSGSDGVPVGQFGGLPRLPLDEDWPSDQPGPLPFIFSVDCAALPRVDGFGLPAVGSLLFFMDHENDYLASATGEQRYARVVFVPEGTDTSVVEPPDSEFVG, encoded by the coding sequence ATGGATCATCAGGGGCAGTTTCGCCGTGCAGCGCTCGCGTTGGGCGTCCCGGACGACGAGATCAGCAGCTTCATCAGGCACCTCCGGTTGTCGATCCGGCTGAGCAGCGGCTCCGACGGTGTTCCGGTAGGACAGTTTGGTGGGCTACCCCGGCTGCCGCTGGACGAGGACTGGCCGTCCGATCAACCCGGCCCGTTGCCGTTCATCTTCTCGGTCGACTGTGCGGCGCTGCCGAGGGTCGACGGCTTCGGCCTGCCGGCAGTCGGCTCGCTGCTGTTCTTCATGGACCACGAGAACGACTACCTGGCCAGTGCCACCGGAGAACAGAGGTACGCGCGAGTCGTGTTTGTGCCGGAAGGCACCGACACTTCGGTCGTGGAACCCCCCGACTCGGAGTTCGTCGGCTAG
- a CDS encoding GNAT family N-acetyltransferase — protein sequence MTTIRIAHPDEVPGLVQYPDDAERNTATSAYLTDLLAKRCTRPEWCLVAEDRGRLIGAVALWTMPGNDVPSDVVLVEAPWDDPELTVGLALLTEAANLARKLGATEQGHVVDSPAQAPQFQRHPEQRAELLRRAGFAVARDGRRFRWLTGGELPAQDGRLRFRSLTELGPGPFIDLLEALLADTADALLAADVQKHGLRKAAELLFEESTEFAHEPQWWEIGYDADGTPAVISLPAHSPAFPVISFVGVAPAHRGKGYSTSVVARGTRILAENGATEIRGDCDAANIAMFKGFERAGYHNFANRMELSRPL from the coding sequence GTGACCACGATCCGCATTGCCCACCCCGACGAAGTCCCCGGCCTCGTCCAGTACCCCGACGACGCCGAGCGCAACACCGCGACCAGCGCCTACCTCACCGATCTGCTCGCCAAGCGCTGCACTCGACCCGAATGGTGCCTGGTGGCCGAGGACCGCGGCCGGCTGATCGGCGCCGTGGCGCTCTGGACCATGCCCGGCAACGACGTACCCAGCGACGTCGTACTCGTGGAAGCTCCCTGGGACGACCCGGAGCTCACCGTCGGGCTCGCGCTGCTCACCGAGGCGGCGAATCTGGCCAGAAAGCTGGGCGCCACCGAGCAGGGCCACGTGGTGGACTCCCCGGCCCAGGCACCGCAGTTCCAACGTCACCCCGAGCAGCGGGCGGAGCTGCTGCGCCGGGCCGGGTTCGCCGTGGCCCGCGACGGCCGGCGTTTCCGCTGGCTGACCGGCGGTGAATTGCCCGCGCAGGACGGGCGGCTGCGGTTCCGTTCCCTCACCGAGCTGGGACCTGGGCCCTTCATCGACCTGCTGGAGGCCCTGCTCGCGGACACCGCCGACGCGCTGCTCGCCGCCGACGTACAGAAGCACGGACTCCGTAAGGCGGCCGAGTTGCTGTTCGAGGAGTCCACCGAGTTCGCGCACGAGCCGCAGTGGTGGGAGATCGGGTACGACGCCGACGGCACCCCGGCCGTGATCAGCCTGCCCGCCCACAGCCCGGCCTTCCCCGTGATCAGCTTCGTCGGTGTCGCCCCCGCTCACCGGGGCAAGGGCTACAGCACCTCTGTCGTCGCCCGGGGGACCCGGATCCTGGCCGAGAACGGCGCCACCGAGATCCGTGGCGACTGCGACGCGGCGAACATCGCCATGTTCAAGGGATTCGAACGGGCGGGCTACCACAACTTTGCCAACCGGATGGAACTCTCTCGCCCGCTCTAA
- a CDS encoding ThuA domain-containing protein — MPLRRNTLISAVLGAALTAAVMLLGTSIPSAADKATSTSSDRGAENLGRPNYGVCRGLDSGCYHDWGNFDPAADGYRVLVYSRTAGPRHAHIGPVLPPGLNPPLTPAHAAQNAIVKLGTEHNFAVDWTEDVTQLSSPSRLFRYNAVIFMSTTRDALDDPAQTALRQYIRGGGGFVGIHNAFGTEYNWEWYEGLLGGANYYDHGRNQPGTVTTTSRRDASTAGLPTRWDFADEWYNLVPFPSEVRILAKVDESTLPEGATGGSGHPGHGRNHPVSWCQYYDGGRSWVTTMGHAVEAWTDTPMTGDQYFLDHVLGGIESAMGRTSFCR; from the coding sequence ATGCCCCTACGGCGCAACACACTGATCAGCGCAGTCCTCGGCGCCGCCCTGACCGCAGCCGTCATGTTGCTGGGCACGTCCATCCCGAGTGCTGCCGACAAAGCCACCTCCACATCGAGCGACAGAGGCGCCGAGAACCTCGGCCGGCCCAACTACGGTGTCTGTCGCGGCCTGGACTCCGGCTGCTACCACGACTGGGGCAACTTCGACCCTGCCGCTGACGGCTACCGCGTCCTCGTCTACAGCCGGACGGCCGGACCGCGACACGCGCACATCGGGCCCGTCCTGCCACCGGGCCTCAACCCACCCCTCACCCCCGCGCACGCCGCACAGAACGCCATCGTCAAGCTGGGGACGGAGCACAACTTCGCCGTCGACTGGACCGAGGACGTCACGCAACTCTCGTCGCCCTCGCGGCTGTTCCGCTACAACGCGGTCATCTTCATGAGCACCACCCGGGACGCCCTCGACGATCCGGCGCAGACCGCGCTGCGTCAGTACATCCGCGGCGGTGGCGGCTTCGTGGGCATTCACAACGCGTTCGGCACGGAATACAACTGGGAATGGTACGAAGGCCTGCTCGGCGGAGCCAACTACTACGATCACGGACGCAACCAGCCAGGCACCGTCACGACCACGAGCCGCCGGGACGCCTCGACCGCCGGGCTCCCCACCCGCTGGGACTTCGCCGACGAGTGGTACAACCTGGTGCCATTCCCGAGCGAGGTGCGGATCCTTGCCAAGGTCGACGAGTCCACGCTGCCCGAGGGCGCAACCGGGGGCAGCGGACACCCTGGCCATGGGCGCAACCACCCGGTGTCGTGGTGCCAGTACTACGACGGCGGACGCTCGTGGGTCACCACGATGGGCCACGCCGTCGAGGCCTGGACCGACACGCCGATGACCGGCGACCAGTACTTCCTCGACCACGTCCTCGGCGGTATCGAATCCGCCATGGGCCGCACCTCGTTCTGCCGATGA
- a CDS encoding citryl-CoA lyase — MSDGPTVRDVSDWWSTAVSRIEPDVIELRGRPVQDLIGHTSFVGTIWLLLRGHPPTPAQERLLEAAMVSGVDHGPHAPSIAVARIAATCGVGLNNAVATGVNLLGDVHGGAGEQCMEMLAEVTSRTVAGDTLDRAAASVVEDWRARSKYLPGFGHRFHTVDPRRKPLLGLVEAAAAEGVVDGSYLHAANAIERILASGRQRPVPINVDGCTAVIYGELGFAPPLARGLFVLSRSVGILAHAWEETGQGRRNKGPMPPSILPTYLGTA, encoded by the coding sequence GTGAGTGACGGACCAACCGTGCGGGACGTGTCGGACTGGTGGTCCACCGCGGTGTCCCGCATCGAACCTGATGTGATCGAACTGCGTGGTCGACCGGTGCAGGACCTCATCGGGCACACGAGCTTTGTCGGGACGATCTGGTTGCTGCTCCGGGGGCACCCTCCGACACCCGCCCAGGAGCGGCTGCTCGAGGCCGCGATGGTGTCCGGCGTGGATCACGGCCCGCACGCTCCGTCGATCGCGGTGGCCCGCATTGCCGCCACCTGCGGCGTCGGGCTCAACAACGCCGTCGCCACCGGGGTGAACCTCCTGGGCGACGTGCACGGCGGTGCCGGCGAACAGTGCATGGAGATGCTGGCCGAGGTCACCAGCCGCACCGTGGCCGGCGACACGCTCGATCGGGCCGCGGCCTCGGTCGTCGAGGACTGGAGGGCTCGCTCCAAGTACCTACCCGGTTTTGGACACCGCTTCCACACCGTGGACCCGCGCCGCAAGCCACTGCTGGGCCTGGTCGAGGCCGCGGCCGCCGAGGGCGTGGTGGACGGGTCGTACCTGCATGCGGCGAACGCGATCGAGCGCATTCTGGCCTCGGGACGACAGCGGCCCGTACCGATCAATGTGGATGGTTGCACGGCCGTCATCTACGGCGAGCTCGGCTTCGCTCCGCCACTGGCCCGCGGCCTCTTCGTGCTGAGCCGCAGTGTCGGAATCCTCGCGCACGCCTGGGAAGAGACGGGCCAGGGCCGACGCAACAAGGGCCCGATGCCGCCATCCATTCTGCCCACCTACCTCGGGACCGCCTGA